A genome region from Gymnogyps californianus isolate 813 chromosome 4, ASM1813914v2, whole genome shotgun sequence includes the following:
- the GPR78 gene encoding G-protein coupled receptor 78: MDLAGVLLALLLVLVLVVSLLSNLLVLLCFIYSTEIRKQVAGVFLVNLSFCNLLLTVLNMPFTLLGILRNQQPLGGCVCKAVGFLETFLASNTMLSMAALSIDKWIAVVFPLSYTSKMRYKDAVILMGYSWLHSLTFPLVSLFYSWVDYSSVYASCTLHLKEETERRRFTVFTIVFHSTSFMLSLVILCFTYLKVLKVARFHCKRIDIITMQTLVLLVDIHPSVKQRCLNEQKRRRQRATKKISIFIGSFVICFGPYIITRLIELLPFVTINYYWGIISKCLTYSKAASDPFVYSLLRQQYKKVLINIVNRILKRDLYPSSGYNSSLDTENDYCLHRTN; the protein is encoded by the exons ATGGACTTGGCAGGCGTGCTGCTGGCGTTGCTCCTCGTGCTGGTGCTGGTTGTCTCCCTGCTCTCCAACCTCCTGGTGCTGCTATGCTTCATCTACAGTACGGAGATCCGCAAGCAGGTCGCCGGGGTTTTCCTGGTGAACTTATCCTTTTGCAACCTGCTCCTCACCGTCCTGAACATGCCTTTTACCCTGCTGGGGATCCTGAGGAACCAGCAACCCCTCGGGGGCTGCGTCTGCAAAGCGGTGGGTTTCCTGGAAACTTTCCTGGCTTCCAACACGATGCTGAGCATGGCAGCGCTCAGCATCGACAAATGGATTGCCGTGGTGTTCCCCTTAAGCTACACCAGCAAGATGCGGTATAAGGACGCTGTGATACTGATGGGCTACTCGTGGCTCCACTCCCTCACGTTCCCCTTGGTATCCTTGTTTTACTCGTGGGTAGATTACAGCAGCGTTTATGCCTCTTGCACCTTGCACCTGAAGGAAGAGACGGAGCGGAGAAGGTTTACAGTCTTCACCATCGTCTTTCACTCCACCAGTTTCATGCTGTCGCTGGTGATCTTGTGTTTCACCTATTTAAAGGTGTTGAAAGTTGCCCGGTTCCACTGCAAGCGGATAGACATTATTACCATGCAGACTCTGGTCTTGCTGGTGGATATCCACCCCAG tgtGAAGCAGCGCTGTCTTAACGAGCAGAAACGGAGGAGGCAGCGGGCTACcaagaaaatcagtatttttatagGGTCGTTTGTGATCTGTTTTGGTCCTTACATTATCACCAG GTTGATAGAGCTCCTTCCTTTTGTTACCATAAATTACTACTGGGGAATTATAAGCAAGTGCCTCACCTACAGTAAGGCTGCATCAGATCCATTTGTTTACTCACTTTTACGTCAACAGTACAAAAAAGTTCTGATCAACATCGTCAATAGGATACTTAAGAGGGACCTGTATCCGTCATCGGGGTACAACAGCTCTCTGGACACCGAAAACGACTACTGCTTGCACAGAACAAACTAA